A genome region from Cervus canadensis isolate Bull #8, Minnesota chromosome 10, ASM1932006v1, whole genome shotgun sequence includes the following:
- the ADAM33 gene encoding disintegrin and metalloproteinase domain-containing protein 33 isoform X10, whose translation MRGLITLSSNASYYVHPWPAGDSKDLLTHRIFRVEQMFSTKGACGHGDPRDKRDMTSLSCATQIRERRESFQSPRYLELYMVADHTLFLTQHRNLNHVKQRLLEVANYVDQILRTLDIQVVLTGLEVWTEQDQSRVTPDANATLWAFLQWRRGLWARRPHDSAQLLTGQAFRGATVGLAPVEGMCLAESSGGVTTDHSEFSMGAAATMAHEIGHSLGLSHDPHGCCAEAAVEQGGCVMAAATGHPFPRVFSACSRRQLRAFFRKGGGACLSNAPDSGLLVPQARCGNGFVEKGEECDCGAGQVGSARPAPGDQTGSRPPLPGGLGAAASPGLSSPSRLQECPGSCCLAHNCSLRAGAQCTHGGCCAHCLVRLKPAGTPCRPAAGDCDLPEFCTGASPYCPPDVYLLDGSPCARGRGYCRDGACPTLEQQCQQLWGPGSRPAPEACFQVVNSAGDAQGNCGPQGDGSFVPCAQRDAQCGKLQCQGGEQSPLVPHAVPVDFTVHLGSREVTCRGASVQPGAQLDLPDLGLVEAGTQCGPRMVCQERRCQNTTFRELELCLMTCHGRGVCNSNRNCHCAPGWAPPSCDKPGFGGSVDSGPVRPQNRDTFTLAVILSSVLPLLPGAGLAWCCCRQPGLCLQQRFWGSRRDLMCRGSKDGPRRGHLLGSTHPMELGLTSPREPQPLDLENSARTQQPP comes from the exons ATGAG GGGCCTGATCACACTCAGCAGCAATGCCAGCTATTACGTGCATCCCTGGCCAGCTGGGGACTCCAAGGACCTCTTGACCCATAGGATCTTCCGGGTGGAGCAGATGTTCAGCACGAAAGGAGCCTGTGGCCACGGGGACCCAAGGGACAAAAGGGACATGACCAGCCTTTCGTGTGCCACCCAGATCAGG gagaGGCGGGAGTCCTTCCAAAGTCCGAGGTACCTGGAGCTGTACATGGTGGCGGACCACACCCTG TTTTTGACTCAGCACCGGAACTTGAACCACGTCAAGCAGCGTCTTCTGGAGGTGGCCAATTATGTGGATCAG ATTCTCAGGACTTTGGACATTCAGGTGGTGCTGACCGGCCTGGAAGTGTGGACCGAGCAGGACCAGAGCCGCGTCACGCCAGACGCGAACGCCACGCTCTGGGCCTTCCTGCAGTGGCGCCGGGGGCTGTGGGCGCGGCGGCCACACGACTCCGCTCAGCTGCTCAC GGGCCAAGCTTTCCGCGGCGCCACAGTGGGCCTGGCGCCCGTCGAGGGCATGTGCCTCGCGGAGAGCTCTGGAGGCGTGACCACC GACCACTCGGAGTTCTCCATGGGTGCTGCGGCCACCATGGCCCACGAGATAGGCCACAGCCTCGGCCTCAGCCACGACCCCCACGGCTGCTGCGCGGAGGCAGCGGTGGAGCAGGGCGGCTGCGTGATGGCGGCGGCTACTGG GCACCCGTTCCCGCGCGTGTTTAGCGCCTGCAGCCGCCGCCAGCTGCGCGCCTTCTTCCGAAAGGGAGGGGGCGCTTGCCTCTCCAACGCGCCGGACTCCGGGCTCCTGGTGCCGCAGGCGCGCTGCGGGAACGGCTTTGTAGAAAAGGGCGAGGAGTGCGATTGCGGCGCCGGCCAGGTGGGGTCCGCAAGACCAGCCCCGGGGGACCAAACTGGCTCCCGCCCGCCCCTCCCCGGAGGTCTGGGCGCTGCAGCCTCACCTGGTCTCTCCTCGCCTTCCCGGCTCCAGGAGTGCCCCGGCTCCTGCTGCCTTGCCCACAACTGCTCGCTGCGTGCGGGGGCCCAGTGCACCCACGGCGGCTGCTGCGCACACTGCCTGGTGAGG CTGAAGCCGGCGGGCACGCCATGTCGCCCGGCTGCGGGCGACTGTGACCTCCCTGAATTCTGCACCGGAGCCTCCCCTTATTGCCCGCCGGACGTTTACCTACTGGACGGCTCGCCCTGCGCCAGAGGCCGCGGCTACTGCCGGGACGGCGCGTGTCCCACGCTGGAGCAGCAGTGCCAGCAGCTCTGGGGGCCTG GCTCGCGTCCAGCCCCGGAGGCTTGCTTCCAGGTCGTGAACTCCGCGGGAGACGCCCAGGGGAACTGCGGCCCGCAGGGAGACGGCAGCTTCGTACCCTGTGCGCAGAG GGATGCGCAGTGTGGGAAACTGCAGTGCCAGGGCGGGGAGCAGAGCCCACTGGTGCCACACGCGGTTCCGGTGGACTTCACCGTACACCTGGGCAGCCGCGAGGTGACTTGCAGGGGGGCTTCCGTGCAGCCCGGTGCCCAGCTAGACCTGCCTGACTTGGGCCTGGTAGAGGCAGGCACCCAGTGTGGACCTAGAATG GTGTGCCAGGAAAGGCGCTGCCAGAACACCACCTTCCGAGAGCTGGAGCTCTGCCTGATGACCTGCCACGGTCGTGGG GTTTGCAATAGTAACCGTAATTGTCACTGTGCTCCAGGCTGGGCTCCGCCTTCCTGTGACAAGCCAGGGTTCGGCGGTAGTGTGGACAGCGGTCCTGTGCGCCCTCAAA ACCGGGACACCTTCACGCTGGCGGTGATCCTTAGCTCTGTGCTCCCTCTGCTGCCCGGGGCTGGCCTGGCCTGGTGCTGCTGCCGGCAGCCAGGACTCTGTCTCCAACAACGCTTCTGGGGCTCAAGGAGGGACCTCATGTGCAGGGG ATCCAAAGATGGCCCACGCAGAGGCCACCTTCTGGGCAGCACCCACCCAATGGAGTTGGGCCTGACATCCCCTCGAGAGCCCCAGCCCTTGG ACCTTGAGAACTCTGCTAGAACCCAACAGCCACCTTGA
- the ADAM33 gene encoding disintegrin and metalloproteinase domain-containing protein 33 isoform X9: MDDPSTRSPWRNRLLAPGYTETHYSPDGRPVVLFPNHKDHCHYHGHVRGFPDSWVVLSICSGMRGLITLSSNASYYVHPWPAGDSKDLLTHRIFRVEQMFSTKGACGHGDPRDKRDMTSLSCATQIRERRESFQSPRYLELYMVADHTLFLTQHRNLNHVKQRLLEVANYVDQILRTLDIQVVLTGLEVWTEQDQSRVTPDANATLWAFLQWRRGLWARRPHDSAQLLTGQAFRGATVGLAPVEGMCLAESSGGVTTDHSEFSMGAAATMAHEIGHSLGLSHDPHGCCAEAAVEQGGCVMAAATGHPFPRVFSACSRRQLRAFFRKGGGACLSNAPDSGLLVPQARCGNGFVEKGEECDCGAGQVGSARPAPGDQTGSRPPLPGGLGAAASPGLSSPSRLQECPGSCCLAHNCSLRAGAQCTHGGCCAHCLVRLKPAGTPCRPAAGDCDLPEFCTGASPYCPPDVYLLDGSPCARGRGYCRDGACPTLEQQCQQLWGPGSRPAPEACFQVVNSAGDAQGNCGPQGDGSFVPCAQRDAQCGKLQCQGGEQSPLVPHAVPVDFTVHLGSREVTCRGASVQPGAQLDLPDLGLVEAGTQCGPRMVCQERRCQNTTFRELELCLMTCHGRGVCNSNRNCHCAPGWAPPSCDKPGFGGSVDSGPVRPQNRDTFTLAVILSSVLPLLPGAGLAWCCCRQPGLCLQQRFWGSRRDLMCRGSKDGPRRGHLLGSTHPMELGLTSPREPQPLDLENSARTQQPP; the protein is encoded by the exons ATGGACGACCCCAGCACACGGTCACCCTGGAGGAACCG GCTGCTGGCCCCAGGATACACAGAAACCCACTACAGCCCAGATGGGCGGCCAGTAGTGCTGTTCCCCAACCACAAG GATCACTGCCACTACCATGGGCATGTGAGGGGCTTCCCGGACTCCTGGGTGGTCCTCAGCATCTGCTCTGGGATGAG GGGCCTGATCACACTCAGCAGCAATGCCAGCTATTACGTGCATCCCTGGCCAGCTGGGGACTCCAAGGACCTCTTGACCCATAGGATCTTCCGGGTGGAGCAGATGTTCAGCACGAAAGGAGCCTGTGGCCACGGGGACCCAAGGGACAAAAGGGACATGACCAGCCTTTCGTGTGCCACCCAGATCAGG gagaGGCGGGAGTCCTTCCAAAGTCCGAGGTACCTGGAGCTGTACATGGTGGCGGACCACACCCTG TTTTTGACTCAGCACCGGAACTTGAACCACGTCAAGCAGCGTCTTCTGGAGGTGGCCAATTATGTGGATCAG ATTCTCAGGACTTTGGACATTCAGGTGGTGCTGACCGGCCTGGAAGTGTGGACCGAGCAGGACCAGAGCCGCGTCACGCCAGACGCGAACGCCACGCTCTGGGCCTTCCTGCAGTGGCGCCGGGGGCTGTGGGCGCGGCGGCCACACGACTCCGCTCAGCTGCTCAC GGGCCAAGCTTTCCGCGGCGCCACAGTGGGCCTGGCGCCCGTCGAGGGCATGTGCCTCGCGGAGAGCTCTGGAGGCGTGACCACC GACCACTCGGAGTTCTCCATGGGTGCTGCGGCCACCATGGCCCACGAGATAGGCCACAGCCTCGGCCTCAGCCACGACCCCCACGGCTGCTGCGCGGAGGCAGCGGTGGAGCAGGGCGGCTGCGTGATGGCGGCGGCTACTGG GCACCCGTTCCCGCGCGTGTTTAGCGCCTGCAGCCGCCGCCAGCTGCGCGCCTTCTTCCGAAAGGGAGGGGGCGCTTGCCTCTCCAACGCGCCGGACTCCGGGCTCCTGGTGCCGCAGGCGCGCTGCGGGAACGGCTTTGTAGAAAAGGGCGAGGAGTGCGATTGCGGCGCCGGCCAGGTGGGGTCCGCAAGACCAGCCCCGGGGGACCAAACTGGCTCCCGCCCGCCCCTCCCCGGAGGTCTGGGCGCTGCAGCCTCACCTGGTCTCTCCTCGCCTTCCCGGCTCCAGGAGTGCCCCGGCTCCTGCTGCCTTGCCCACAACTGCTCGCTGCGTGCGGGGGCCCAGTGCACCCACGGCGGCTGCTGCGCACACTGCCTGGTGAGG CTGAAGCCGGCGGGCACGCCATGTCGCCCGGCTGCGGGCGACTGTGACCTCCCTGAATTCTGCACCGGAGCCTCCCCTTATTGCCCGCCGGACGTTTACCTACTGGACGGCTCGCCCTGCGCCAGAGGCCGCGGCTACTGCCGGGACGGCGCGTGTCCCACGCTGGAGCAGCAGTGCCAGCAGCTCTGGGGGCCTG GCTCGCGTCCAGCCCCGGAGGCTTGCTTCCAGGTCGTGAACTCCGCGGGAGACGCCCAGGGGAACTGCGGCCCGCAGGGAGACGGCAGCTTCGTACCCTGTGCGCAGAG GGATGCGCAGTGTGGGAAACTGCAGTGCCAGGGCGGGGAGCAGAGCCCACTGGTGCCACACGCGGTTCCGGTGGACTTCACCGTACACCTGGGCAGCCGCGAGGTGACTTGCAGGGGGGCTTCCGTGCAGCCCGGTGCCCAGCTAGACCTGCCTGACTTGGGCCTGGTAGAGGCAGGCACCCAGTGTGGACCTAGAATG GTGTGCCAGGAAAGGCGCTGCCAGAACACCACCTTCCGAGAGCTGGAGCTCTGCCTGATGACCTGCCACGGTCGTGGG GTTTGCAATAGTAACCGTAATTGTCACTGTGCTCCAGGCTGGGCTCCGCCTTCCTGTGACAAGCCAGGGTTCGGCGGTAGTGTGGACAGCGGTCCTGTGCGCCCTCAAA ACCGGGACACCTTCACGCTGGCGGTGATCCTTAGCTCTGTGCTCCCTCTGCTGCCCGGGGCTGGCCTGGCCTGGTGCTGCTGCCGGCAGCCAGGACTCTGTCTCCAACAACGCTTCTGGGGCTCAAGGAGGGACCTCATGTGCAGGGG ATCCAAAGATGGCCCACGCAGAGGCCACCTTCTGGGCAGCACCCACCCAATGGAGTTGGGCCTGACATCCCCTCGAGAGCCCCAGCCCTTGG ACCTTGAGAACTCTGCTAGAACCCAACAGCCACCTTGA